The Magnetococcus marinus MC-1 genome contains the following window.
CGAGGCATCATCCAACAGCGGGCTGGAGATGGCGTTGTTGATGGCGGTCATGGCACGCCCTTCGCCAGAGGCTTCAGCGGCCCCCATCATCGCTTGCCCCATCTCTTCCATAACGGTGCATACATCGGCAAAGTCAACATTGATGTGGCCAGGATGGGTAATCAGATCGGTAATACCACGCACAGCCTGTTGTAAAACATCGTCAGCCTTGCGGAAAGCGTCCAAAATGGTGGTGTTTTTGCCAACCGCAGCCATAAGCTTTTGATTGGGGATGGTAATCACCGTATCCACATGATCACGCAGCTCTTCCAGACCCTCTTCGGCCTGACGCATGCGGCGCTTGCCCTCGAAATGAAAGGGCTTGGTCACCACCGCAACGGTTAAAATACCCAGCTCTTTGGAGATGCGTGCAATAATCGGCGCTGCACCGGTACCCGTACCACCCCCCATGCCCGCCGTAATAAACACCATGTCTGCCCCTTCAATGGCTTGACGTAGGCGTGCTTCGGTCTCCATGGCGGCGTTTTTACCCACTTCGGGTTTGGCACCAGCGCCCAGACCACGGGTAATATCTTCACCAATTTGAATACGGGTTGGGGCCAAACTTTTCGTAAGGGCTTGTGCGTCTGTGTTGGCAACAATGAATTCAACCCCTTCTAGGTGGGACTGAATCATGTTGTTGACAGCGTTACCGCCGCCACCGCCGACACCAATTACTTTGATGCGGGCCTCTAGGTCATCTGTGTGTGCGAACTCGATGGTCATTTATACCCCCTTGGTATTGCGCGTTTATCCGCGTCTATTTTGGGTTTTGTTATGGTTATTGTTTAAGTCGGTGCATTAAAAAATGTCACCAAACCAGGAGCGCATGCGCGAAACCATGGAGCGGCTGCCACCGACATCATCCTGGTTGTAACGCATGGTTGATTCTTGTCCATAGCGATTGGCATAGAGTACCAAACCCGTCGCGGTGGCATAGCTGGCGTTAGCGATCACATCGGTCAAGCCACCAACCCCTTGGGGCAAGCCGCGCCGAACCGGTTTGTTAAAAATCTCCTCGGCCAGATCCACGATACCTTCAGTATTGGCCGCGCCGCCGGTCAACACAATGCCTGCGGCAATCTGCTCATCAAATCCGGAGCGTACAATCTCACGCTGAACCAGGGTAAACAGCTCTTCAACGCGGGGTTCGATAATCTCTGCCAAGATGTGTCGACCCAGTGAGCGTGGGGGGCGTTCGCCGATGCTGGGAACCTCGATGGTCTCATCTGGACCCACCAACGCCGAAAGGGCACAGCCAAATTTACGTTTGAGCTGCTCCGCCTCACGGGTGGGGGTGCGTAGCCCCACCGCAATGTCATTGGTCATATGGTCGCCGCCAATAGCCAGCACAGCGGTATGTTTGATATGACCTTCTGCATAGATGGCAATGTCTGTTGTACCACCACCAATATCCAACAGACAGCAACCAAGCTCTTTTTCATCCTCGGTCAAGCAGGCCTCTGCCGAGGCCAGTTGCTCAAGAATAATATCCCCAACATCCAAGCCGCAGCGGTTGGCGCACTTGACAATATTCTGCGCCGATGCCACCGCCCCCGTCACCAAATGTACGCGAGCCTCTAAACGAACACCCGCCATGCCCAAGGGGTCTTTAATGCCCTCTTGGGCATCCAGTACAAACTCCTGGGGGATAACATGCAAAATTTCACGGTCCATGGGGATAGATTGCGCCCGGGCTGCATCCAACACCCGTTGAATATCCGAGGCATGCACCTCGTTATCCTTGGTTGCAACCACCCCTTCGGAGTTATTGCTGGCGATGTGCGCTCCGGCAATCCCCGCATACACCATGCGGATCTCGACCCCGGCCATCATCTCCGCCTCTTCCACCGCCATGCGAATGCTCTCAACGGTGGAGTCAATATCAATCACCACCCCTTTGCGCAGTCCCCGTGATGGATGCGTACCCAGACCGATAATATCCAAGCGCCCATCCGGCTGCACGTCCGCAACGATGCAACAGATCTTGGTGGTACCGATATCCAGTCCGATAATTAGATTTTGGTCGTGCTTGGCCATAATCCCTTAGCCCGGTTCTACCGTTGTTTGCTTTTTATAAAAACCGCCGTATAAACACTTCTTTACCAGCGGCACAAAGGCTCAATATAGGCCGTCCCAACCGTTAGGTTTGGGGTTTTACCACCACCTGCCCACTGACCCGTAGATCAATCTGGCGAATGCTGCGGTTTAAGATGCTGTAGCGCTCTTGTAAAATCG
Protein-coding sequences here:
- the ftsZ gene encoding cell division protein FtsZ, producing the protein MTIEFAHTDDLEARIKVIGVGGGGGNAVNNMIQSHLEGVEFIVANTDAQALTKSLAPTRIQIGEDITRGLGAGAKPEVGKNAAMETEARLRQAIEGADMVFITAGMGGGTGTGAAPIIARISKELGILTVAVVTKPFHFEGKRRMRQAEEGLEELRDHVDTVITIPNQKLMAAVGKNTTILDAFRKADDVLQQAVRGITDLITHPGHINVDFADVCTVMEEMGQAMMGAAEASGEGRAMTAINNAISSPLLDDASIHGARGVLVNITGGYNLTLQEVDEAVMVVRDMAHEDANIVFGTTLNENLDDTVRVTVVATGIGQSDKMAFPAQETTFTETVAPQPHAPAARQAPSARQAAPAYHQQAAHSTQHPAYQQQPSQPQTAVDYAAQAKVVDNSYVRQMRQERQERQRRNVDGVHGGHEDFDVPTFLRRQMD
- the ftsA gene encoding cell division protein FtsA, which gives rise to MAKHDQNLIIGLDIGTTKICCIVADVQPDGRLDIIGLGTHPSRGLRKGVVIDIDSTVESIRMAVEEAEMMAGVEIRMVYAGIAGAHIASNNSEGVVATKDNEVHASDIQRVLDAARAQSIPMDREILHVIPQEFVLDAQEGIKDPLGMAGVRLEARVHLVTGAVASAQNIVKCANRCGLDVGDIILEQLASAEACLTEDEKELGCCLLDIGGGTTDIAIYAEGHIKHTAVLAIGGDHMTNDIAVGLRTPTREAEQLKRKFGCALSALVGPDETIEVPSIGERPPRSLGRHILAEIIEPRVEELFTLVQREIVRSGFDEQIAAGIVLTGGAANTEGIVDLAEEIFNKPVRRGLPQGVGGLTDVIANASYATATGLVLYANRYGQESTMRYNQDDVGGSRSMVSRMRSWFGDIF